Proteins encoded together in one Labeo rohita strain BAU-BD-2019 chromosome 21, IGBB_LRoh.1.0, whole genome shotgun sequence window:
- the pou4f4 gene encoding brain-specific homeobox/POU domain protein 3-like gives MMSMNSKQPFSMHPILHEPKYTPLHSSSEAIRRACLPTPSLQGNIFAGFDETLLQRAEALAAVDIVAQKSHPFKPDATYHTMTTMTSMTCTPTSSSGHLHHPSVLTSHHHHPHHQPTQGLEGDLLDHLTPGISIGGMPGSDVCSTASHPHSHMSAINHMQHHHPQSMNMHPHSLGSHTSLGGGGDSEPDPRELESFAERFKQRRIKLGVTQADVGSALANLKIPGVGCLSQSTICRFESLTLSHNNMVALKPILEAWLEEAERAQREKMAKPEIFNGGDKKRKRTSIAAPEKRSLEAYFAVQPRPSSEKIAAIAEKLDLKKNVVRVWFCNQRQKQKRMKFSATH, from the exons ATGATGTCCATGAATAGCAAACAGCCGTTTAGTATGCATCCGATTTTGCACGAACCTAAATACACACCTCTACATTCCAGTTCTGAGGCTATCCGAAGAGCATGTTTGCCCACGCCCTCG CTGCAGGGTAACATCTTTGCCGGCTTTGATGAGACCCTGCTCCAGAGAGCCGAGGCGCTGGCGGCGGTGGACATCGTCGCTCAAAAGAGTCATCCGTTCAAGCCAGATGCCACCTACCACACCATGACCACCATGACGAGCATGACCTGCACGCCCACGTCCTCTTCTGGGCACCTTCATCACCCGTCTGTGCTGACCTCTCACCATCATCATCCCCACCACCAGCCGACGCAGGGCCTGGAGGGCGACCTGCTCGACCACCTCACCCCCGGCATCTCTATCGGAGGCATGCCGGGCTCCGACGTTTGCTCCACGGCTTCCCACCCGCATTCACACATGTCAGCAATCAACCACATGCAGCATCACCACCCGCAAAGTATGAACATGCACCCCCACAGCCTGGGCTCGCACACCTCTCTGGGCGGCGGTGGGGACTCCGAGCCTGATCCAAGGGAGCTGGAGTCTTTCGCCGAGCGCTTCAAGCAGAGGCGGATCAAACTCGGGGTCACGCAGGCCGACGTGGGCTCGGCGCTAGCCAATCTTAAAATCCCCGGGGTCGGCTGCCTGAGCCAGAGTACTATCTGTCGGTTCGAGTCCCTTACTTTGTCCCACAATAACATGGTGGCCCTCAAACCTATCCTGGAAGCCTGGTTAGAGGAAGCAGAACGGGCTCAGAGAGAGAAAATGGCCAAGCCGGAGATTTTTAACGGCGGGGACAAAAAGAGAAAACGCACTTCGATCGCTGCTCCAGAGAAGCGGTCGCTGGAGGCTTACTTTGCCGTGCAGCCCAGACCTTCATCGGAGAAAATCGCTGCCATCGCCGAGAAACTGGACCTGAAAAAAAACGTGGTCCGCGTGTGGTTTTGTAATCAAAGGCAAAAGCAGAAACGGATGAAGTTTTCGGCTACGCACTAG